A region of the Cricetulus griseus strain 17A/GY chromosome 7, alternate assembly CriGri-PICRH-1.0, whole genome shotgun sequence genome:
ggctaaaattctgtgtttgaagctaggtagtggtggcatacacctttgattccagtactgagaggcagaggcaggcggatctctgtgagttggaggccagcctggactaagagggagttccaggacagccaaggacacacagaaaaaccctgtcttgaaaaactaattaaaaaaaaaaaagttctatgtTTGAGTTGGGCATTGTGGTAATTCCCACTTactcaggatgtagaggcaggaggatagaatTGCAAGCTCAGCCAGTACTGCAAGGGAAGAttatgtttcagaaaacaaaacacagccaggtcctttaatcccagcactcaggaggcagaggcaggtggatcttcaagttcgaggccagcctggtctatggagtgagtctGGCTTTGAGTCAGCCAGCTTTGGATAGCATCCAATACCCTGCCCTGAAACTATCATGTGACCTGACCGATAGGCGCAGACATTTCCCCAGGAACTATTTCAAAGATCATCCTCAACCCTCgagctctctctttcctgctcctgtGATTAGAAGATTCATGTGTGAAAATGGGACCCCGGGAGCTAAGGCCTGGGGTCATTAGACACCTTGAAGGGGCCCTATACCATCTGTATTAGTTCACCAAGAGTGGAGTGAATTGGTGCAGCTGCAAAACCCAGCCTGGCCTCACAGAGGTTGGTACACTGGgaattgtttatttcatttaatagaaaaaaaaaaaaaacacaataggaCAGGCACAAAGACACAACACAGTCTCGTGGCAGTGCAGGGCACCTTCCTTGGCTTCTGCTGCTGCTACTTGCTGCTGCTTTTGGGAGGGGGCCGGTAAACCCCGACGACCACAGCGTGGTCCCTCTCGTAGGGCTCCAGAGTTAGCTGCTCCTGTGGCTTCAAGTTCTCCTGTTGCAGCTTCCTCACCTCTGAAGCAAACACAGCCTCCGCAGACGCTGTGGAGTCGATGCAGTTGGCCTTGATGGAAATGAGAAAGTGGCCTCCGTTGCGCAGAAAAGTGTGGGCATTCAGCGCCAAGATGCGGGACTGGTCCGGCTGGGCCACGTCAGCGAAGATCACGTCCACCATTCCGATAAGCATGCGGTACTTGAGCGGGTGCCGTGCATCTTCCAGTACCGGGATGATGTTGGTGCGTTTCTTGGCAACGTTGACCAGATCGCGGCCGGCGCGGTGGGAAAATTCAACCGCATAGACCAGGCCATCGGGACCGATGATGTCAGAGACGTGAGAGACAGTGGTTCCCGAGGCGGCGCccaggtacaagactttggacttgGGCTTGATGTGAATCTGGTCCACGCCGCCCAGGATGGCGGCGGCCAGTTTGGAGCGGAAGGGATTCCACGTGCGGTACTCCTGCTTCTCGCCGTTCTCCACCACCGTGACGCGCTTCTCTCCATACACCGAGACTCCTGGCACCATGTTCAGAGTGACCAGCGCGTCCTCCGCGCCGCGGTAGATGAACACGCCCTCGTGCCGATGCGGTTCCACTGACACGGTGATGCCCTTCCTGCGGCGGCTCTTGTTCCTGGCCTGGCCGCCGCGCCTCTGCCCGCTGCCACCGCGGTCCCTGCTGTCGCCGCCGCCACCGCCGCCGCGCCCCCGGCCCCGGCCGCCACCGCTGAAGCCGCGCGTGCGTGCCCCGAAGCCTCCTTTGCCCCCAGAGCCCGAGTCACCTCCCTTGCCGCCTCCCTTACCGCCACCCCAGCCCCAGCCACCGCGGCCGCCCGCCGGTTTCATGGTCCCGGCAGTTCTCCGGAACTGCCTCGGTGGTTGGGGATCACCGGGGACCCTGGTCAGTTGCTGCGGACCGGGAACAAGTTGGTGGCGGCGGCTGTCCTCAGGATTAGCCGCAGCTGGATGCAGGGGTCCGCGGTGCGCGCATCCCGGGATCCACGCTTTGACGCGGTGACTTGCGTGATTGCATCACAGCCGTTTTCTCGACCCTGTAGTCCCGGAAGCCCCCCTGTTCCACCTGCGCGCAGACGCAACTTGCTCATTTGTAACCCTTTGCCTTCTGTCTCCTCCGGTGCTCTCTGCTTTCCCGGGGACTCGGTTCTTCCCCCGACCCCTCTAGCGGCCTGGTGTGCGTCCCTGTGGCAGGAGAGTGGGAGCGCGCATCTGCTCAGTCCTTGTGTCTCTTGCTTGGCCTTAGGGAATTTATCTGTTTCTGAAGATTTGTTTGAATTGGGACGTGTTTCTAGAACGGTTTGAACCTTGTCATCCCATCTGTAAAACAGAACCCACCTGTGTCCCAGTGCGGTGTAGTCTCAGCTTGTTTcgaattttatatttctcttgaTCAGCCTTTCTAACTGGGATATAGTTTACATTCAACAAAATGCATTATTAGCTTTtggtatctttaaaataaaaacgtTGCTCTTGAACATCTGGCTTCTGAGATGGCATGGCTTTGCAAATTGGTAATATATTTCAACAAGGCATTTAAACAGCATACTTACATTCTGACATAATTATTTCTCTTTGAACAATATCCCAAGACATGATTCTTGCAAGACACGATAGCGATTGGGCACTTAGAATGAAAGTGGTGACGATGGCTTTTGGGGTCACCTTCAGGTCACGAAGGCCTGAAGGAGGTGAAGAATGGACCAATCCAAGGgataattaaaaaacagaattcaTAGGAGTTGCTGACACCTTGGCTAAGGGAAATCAGGAGAGAATTTCCTGATTGTTATTAATTATCATTGTGTTGTGTGTCTAACCTGGGACCTTTCGAATGCTAAGGAAGAACTTTCCCTGAGCCACACCTCCAACCTGAGAAAAATTCCTATCCTGAGACTGCCGAAGTATCATTCCTTCCTTGCTGGCTAAGTGCCTGCAAGTCCAAGCTTCCATGGTTCCCTGCTTAGTTTTGCTCTATCAACTGTGCTAAATTTCTTACCCAAGAAAGTGAGTGCTCAGTGTGAATGGGGGCATGCAGGCCTACAAGATAAATCCTATAAAACGTCAGCGTGAAATGAATGGTATGTTTACCCCgaatttttgtctttgctttaaAAACCCAGTCTTTCAATCAAACCTTGAGGAGAGAGGAACCAACAAGCAGCACCAAGGACAGAAACAGACGCCGCGGCACAGTTTTGGCGTCCAGTCAGCACCAGGGACAGCGACCGCAAAGCAAGGTCCTTATAACCCCTCTTGGTGGCTCCCTTAACCTGGACTGCCTTGTAAGTGATGTAAGCAACCATCTGACCCCCCTACTAGTGGAAGTAAATGTCAGGTCCAGAGATTCGGAGTGTACCCGAGGATCAATCAGAACAGGAAGAGGATATTGAATCTCCAGATGTGTACACTGTTAAAACTTGTTCTTTatcccatcctctcctctccctatCTCACATCCACAGAAATCAAGTGCAGGACTGGTAAGCCCTGAGGATTATGGGGCCACAAGTCTGCATTAGGATACCGACAAAATGGCAGAGGGAGAAATGCACAATTTCTAGGGTAGCTGGCTCATGGAAAACACTCTTATTGCAAATTGAAGAGTGTTCTCCAAAACGAGCTGCATTTGCTGTTTTGGTTATATTTCCTCCAATCAGACCTTGTGATAATAAACTTTTGTGTCTACTTGACTTGGCCATAGAGTGCTGAGATACTCCAGTAATATTAGTCAAATATTACTCTGGGTACTTCTAAGCAGTTTTTGGATGAGAGTAACATTAAAATTGGCTGAGTAAAACAATTGTCCTTCATTGTGTGGGTGAGTTTCGTTTAATCAGTTGAAGGcctgaataaaataaaagcataattcTTCCACAAGGAAGAGAGAATTATGCTACCTAGTAGCCTTTGATCTGGCACACAAGTTCTTCTTATCCAACAACATTTGGAGAAGGATATTAGTTTTGAAGACTAAGGAATTGCCAGAACCCATAATTgcaagaaaatatattcatgcATCGTGAATGTTCATGCATGAgaatgcgtgcgcgcgcgcgcgcgcgtgtgtgtgtgtgtgtgtgtgtgtgtgtgtgtgtgtgtgtgtgtgtgtgtgtgagccatcATTTCCCTACAGATTCTGGTTTTCAGAAAAATCTATAGACCCTGCAGGGAAGACTTGAGTGACATGGTCCAGACGGAGATGATGCCAAGAAGCGTCCGCAGAGCTCGGAGGAAGAAGGCAGATCAGATAGGAAGGACATATTAACAAGCAGATAGATACTGTGGGTGGCTGAGGGGCAACTGGTCCTCTTAGGAATGGTGTGGGAAAGAAATGATGTGGGGCTGGCTGTGGGGCTGGGAGGTTAATCCACTGCTTGCCCTTCTCGGTCATCAGGAATGGGTTGGGACATTATTTGCCACCCTTCAGATTGCTCTCATTTATGCTTCAGCAAGCTCCAAGGTGATGCAGTGACCCTGAGTCATGTGAGATGAGGGGCTGCCCTCCCCCTTACCCCTACTACCTCCAGCCTGTGAGGGAGCTGGCCCCTTTACTAGGTGTAACACTTAGGAAAgtggcagcacagcagagctggccctgTTGACAAGGGCACAGGTGAACCAACCCTGAGAATATGAGCATGGACCTAGCCCCACCCCTCCTCTGCAATATGGAGGCATGGCTGGGAAAAGACGCCCCCGCCCCTCACCCATCAACACCTAAGGCAGGTAGGAGAGCAGTCCCTGCCCACCAAGGGCTGCAACACTCTGGAGAGCATGCCCTGCATgttgcctgggcaacacaatagagTCTACTCAGTTGGTGGAGGTATGGGTGAGCCAGTCCCAATGTTGTGAGcaagggagagctgtccccattactcaccTGTCTTGTGGCAGCATGGGTGGAGGAGATATGCTCTGCACCACCTCCAACCCCCTGTCCATCAAAAACTGAGTCAGGTAGAGGAGCTGGCCTTGGGGCCATAAGAGCTGGAGGGCTGTCACTGCCTCACAGCAGCTATAGCACTGGGGACTGTGGCCCCTATACATCACCTAGGCAACACAGTAAAGGTGGTACTGATGGTATAGGTCATGGAGAACTGACTCTGAGGATGTGAAAgctggagaactggccccacccttttctcattgctgcaagggtgaattagccagggcaatgctggagaactcatgctggtggtgaggacaggggatGGGGAGAACTGTCCAGCTGACCAGCCCTGCAGCTACCCAGGCCCCAAACCAGAGTTATCAATTGGCCCATCCCAAAAtttaccccatctatgatctgctggaatACATGAAGGGACCtaacccacagacccaaagctgcaggatcgcCACAACACACGGCAACAACGGGATACGCAAGAGGAGTCCTAGTGAGAGCCCAGCACCAAGACTGTAGCAGAAACCAGGAccttcaaaccagaccaatgacacTTTGCAATAAACACTTGCTAGTAAAGATTTGtggacaaaggggtttactgcGTGACTCGCTGTGTCACactgaaggttctatgatgagatttttatttttttcctttttttctcttaaattttgtttttaatgggggCACAGGGTAGGGGTAGAGGTCAGATGCAAAGGGACAGGGAAACAAATAGAATCAAGATGCATGCtgtggccgggcggtggtggcacacacctttagtcccagcacttgggaggcagaggcaggtggatctctgtgagttcgagaccagcctggtctacaggagctagttccaggacagcctccaaagccacagagaaaccctgtctcaaaatatctcCCCACAAAAAGATGCATGTTGTGAAAGATGCAttgaatacataaaaataaagttttaaaaaatgtccttTGTCCTTTTGTGGAAGGATGTTGGTGGCCTCAGTCTTGTGCAGGCAATCACACACAGCTACAGTGAGGGCAACAGCCTTGTCATATTCAGAAGTCAGCATCCCACAATATGTCATCCCGTTGTTGGCGCCCACATTCTTCCACCCTTTCGCTGGCTCAcacattctttctgccctctctttcaCAATGTTTCCTTGGCCTTTGAGGGCGGGATGTAGAAGTCCCATTTAGGGTTTAGCATTCAATGGTCACTCATTCTCAACACAAGGACCAGTTATGAGTCTTTGCAGTGTcacccactgcaaaaagaagcttgtCTGAGCAGAGCCGACAGGAGCAgtaataaataacaacaaatgtaaatatttagaaagcagtttttGGGGCACATAATGTCTATTGAGAAAACAATAGCAGTAGCTGCTGTGGaataaaccttcctttttaaatagacaaagagggagaaatgctgtggaacaatcctttagtacactatgaatatgtattactctcatagGCTAATGAAAGCTGATTGCCAATAGCCAGGCAAAAAGTATTGGTGGGGTGATCAAACTGAAGGTACAGGGAGAAAGGAGGGCAGAGTGAGACTtgggaagaaacacagagaagcaagatgaacgtGCTATGCTAATAAAGGTCCATGTAGCAGggtgtaaataaggaatatgggttaatttaaaatgtaggagctagcccggtgttggtggtgcacgcctttaatcccagcactcgggaggcacattcaggcggatctctgggagttcaaggccagcctggtctccagagcgagtgccaggaaaggctccaaagctacacagagaaaccctgtctcaaaaacaaaataaaataaaataaaataaaataaaataaaatgtaggagctagggggctggagagatgactcggtggttaagagcactgcctgctcttccaaaggttctgagttcaattcccagcaaccacatggtggttcatgaccatttgtaatgagattttgtgccctcttctggcctgcaggcatacatgcaggctgaacactctacacataataaataaataaatctttttttaaaaaatgtaggaggtagttagtaataagcctgagctattggccaaacatttaaaattaatataagtctctggatGCTAATTTGGAAGCAGCTCCTGGGATGGGAAAACTCCAACTACAAGTAGCTTCCCATTGCCTCTCCAGCCATGGGATTTTGATCACACTGACAGTATCAGATGTTAAATGCAATCAGAAAGCAGGTTACCTCATATCAGACTtgacactattgcaccagtgggcacattTTGACTCATTGATGGTGTTGTATATAGGCCTTTTCTACACTgattgaaatgatcatgtgtttttctatccttaactctattCGTGTAGTGAAATACACTTAGTGATTTGTGTATATTCAACCAACCTTGCATTTCTAGAATGAAATGAACTTGGTTATGGTGTATGTTCTTCCTAAtatattcttttttggggggaggggttgagatagggtttctctgtggctttggaggctgtcttagaactagctcttgtacaccaggctggtctcgaactcacagagatccacttgcctctgcctccccagtactgagattaaaggctcaTGCCATCACCGCCCGGCTTTAATATATTCTTGAattcaatttgtattttttttctgagatagagtttctctgtataaccttggctgtcttggaacttgctctgtagaccaggctggcctcagagatctgcctacctgactagaaagtgctgagattaacggcttgtaccaccaccacctggccaattTGTAAGATTTACTGGGAAATTTTACAACTGTTTTCATCTGGGGAATTGGTCTATAATTGCACtgagtagttttatgtcaacccaAATCAAACTAGCATCATTTCAAGGGaggaaacttcaat
Encoded here:
- the LOC100767429 gene encoding rRNA/tRNA 2'-O-methyltransferase fibrillarin-like protein 1 isoform X2, which translates into the protein MKPAGGRGGWGWGGGKGGGKGGDSGSGGKGGFGARTRGFSGGGRGRGRGGGGGGDSRDRGGSGQRRGGQARNKSRRRKGITVSVEPHRHEGVFIYRGAEDALVTLNMVPGVSVYGEKRVTVVENGEKQEYRTWNPFRSKLAAAILGGVDQIHIKPKSKVLYLGAASGTTVSHVSDIIGPDGLVYAVEFSHRAGRDLVNVAKKRTNIIPVLEDARHPLKYRMLIGMVDVIFADVAQPDQSRILALNAHTFLRNGGHFLISIKANCIDSTASAEAVFASEVRKLQQENLKPQEQLTLEPYERDHAVVVGVYRPPPKSSSK